From a region of the Eleutherodactylus coqui strain aEleCoq1 unplaced genomic scaffold, aEleCoq1.hap1 HAP1_SCAFFOLD_99, whole genome shotgun sequence genome:
- the LOC136598635 gene encoding histone H3, which yields MARTKQTARKSTGGKAPRKQLATKAARKSAPATGGVKKPHRYRPGTVALREIRRYQKSTELLIRKLPFQRLVREIAQDFKTDLRFQSSAVMALQEASEAYLVGLFEDTNLCAIHAKRVTIMPKDIQLARRIRGERA from the coding sequence ATGGCCAGAACCAAGCAGACCGCTCGTAAATCCACCGGAGGGAAAGCTCCCCGCAAGCAGCTGGCTACGAAGGCCGCCAGGAAGAGCGCTCCTGCCACCGGCGGAGTGAAGAAGCCTCACCGCTACCGTCCAGGTACagtggctctccgtgaaatccgtCGCTACCAGAAGTCCACCGAGCTGCTGATCCGTAAGCTTCCCTTCCAGCGCCTGGTGAGAGAGATCGCCCAGGACTTCAAGACTGATCTGCGCTTCCAGAGCTCAGCGGTCATGGCCCTGCAGGAGGCCAGCGAGGCTTACCTGGTAGGACTGTTCGAGGACACCAATCTGTGCGCCATCCACGCCAAGCGGGTCACCATTATGCCCAAAGACATCCAGCTGGCCCGCAGGATTCGTGGAGAGAGGGCTTAG
- the LOC136598624 gene encoding histone H1B-like gives MAETAPAAAPPAAEPAAKSKKQPKKSAAGGAKKSKKSSGPGVSELIVRAVSASKERSGVSLAALKKALAAGGYDVEKNNSRLKLAVKSLVTKGSLLQVKGSGASGSFKLNKKQETKDKPAKKKPASAAKPKKPAGAKKAAKSPKKPKKAPAKSPKKAKKPAAAAAKKVAKSPKKASKPKAAPKPKKVTKSPAKKAAKPKAAKSPAKKAVKAKRSAAKK, from the coding sequence ATGgcagaaaccgcgccagccgccgCTCCTCCTGCCGCCGAGCCGGCTGCCAAATCCAAGAAGCAGCCGAAGAAATCCGCCGCAGGGGGCGCCAAGAAAAGCAAGAAGTCCTCCGGTCCCGGCGTGTCGGAGCTGATCGTCAGAGCCGTGTCCGCCTCTAAAGAGCGCAGCGGGGTGTCTCTAGCCGCCCTGAAGAAGGCTCTGGCTGCCGGAGGGTACGATGTAGAGAAGAATAACAGCCGCCTGAAGCTGGCCGTCAAGTCTCTGGTCACCAAGGGCAGCCTGCTCCAGGTGAAAGGCAGCGGCGCCTCGGGCTCCTTCAAGCTGAACAAGAAGCAGGAGACTAAGGACAAGCCGGCCAAAAAGAAGCCAGCGTCTGCGGCCAAGCCCAAGAAGCCCGCTGGAGCCAAGAAAGCGGCGAAATCTCCTAAGAAGCCCAAGAAGGCTCCGGCCAAAAGCccgaaaaaagcaaagaaacctGCAGCGGCCGCCGCCAAGAAAGTGGCCAAGAGCCCGAAGAAAGCCTCAAAGCCGAAGGCCGCCCCAAAGCCCAAGAAGGTGACGAAGAGTCCGGCTAAGAAGGCGGCCAAACCCAAAGCTGCCAAGAGTCCGGCTAAGAAGGCTGTTAAAGCCAAGAGGAGTGCGGCTAAGAAATAA